Proteins encoded in a region of the Uloborus diversus isolate 005 chromosome 1, Udiv.v.3.1, whole genome shotgun sequence genome:
- the LOC129231801 gene encoding LOW QUALITY PROTEIN: uncharacterized protein LOC129231801 (The sequence of the model RefSeq protein was modified relative to this genomic sequence to represent the inferred CDS: inserted 2 bases in 1 codon; deleted 1 base in 1 codon) produces MCESTFELATPKPITDSKTKYNYVVAHIPPDTASLIRDVLMKPDKTDPYSHIKKELINRTGESSQQEIRKLLSGEELGFRKPSELLRNMKRRAETLNVAENLMLELFLQRLPSSVQIILAAVSELTLDKAAEIADRIIEVSPSSTETFAVSNKSEPTLETKFLREIEKLNRRIDRLSYSRGRSPNRRNNGSRERSVSRKRDFSICWYHRRFGEKSXEKCVKPCKWQGNETSKE; encoded by the exons ATGTGCGAAAGTACTTTTGAACTTGCTACTCCAAAGCCCATAACTGATTCGAAAACAAAATACAATTACGTAGTTGCACATATT CCTCCTGATACAGCTTCTTTAATAAGAGATGTATTAATGAAACCAGATAAAACCGATCCTTATTCCCATATTAAGAAAGAACTTATAAATCGGACAGGGGAATCATCCCAACAGGAAATTCGAAAGTTACTTTCAGGGGAAGAATTAGGCTTTCGCAAACCATCTGAATTGCTACGGAACATGAAACGTCGCGCAGAAACTTTAAATGTAGCTGAAAATTTGATGCTAGAATTATTTTTGCAGCGTTTGCCATCTTCAGTCCAAATAATTTTAGCTGCTGTTTCCGAACTTACTTTAGACAAAGCTGCAGAAATTGCCGATAGGATCATAGAAGTTTCACCATCTTCCACAGAGACTTTTGCTGTGTCTAATAAAAGTGAACCAACACTTGAGACTAAATTTCTTCgcgaaattgaaaagttaaatagAAGAATTGATCGTCTTTCTTATTCTCGCGGTCGTTCGCCCAATCGCAGAAACAATGGGTCTCGCGAAAGGAGTGTCTCTCGTAAGCgtgatttttcaatttgttggTATCATAGACGCTTTGgagaaaaatc agaaaaatgCGTGAAACCTTGCAAGTGGCAGGGAAACGAAACGAGCAAGGAATAG